The following proteins are co-located in the Nilaparvata lugens isolate BPH chromosome 14, ASM1435652v1, whole genome shotgun sequence genome:
- the LOC120354279 gene encoding uncharacterized protein LOC120354279 encodes MYNDIKTRVLSPAGVGPEFEVKIGVHQGSTLSPLLFNIVMNYITAHLQKPAPWLLLYADDIVLVAETLQQVQIDLTAWCTVLESRGLRVSCTKTEYMHCNFSGIGISNISMAQPQLDGTPLKQVDHFKYLVSTLACTASVDRNIKDRITAAWLKWRSLTGVICDAKMPIDWRRPGRLPTTWMGTISKDMRMTDSEPELTQQCSEWRKRIRRADPKRNGT; translated from the coding sequence ATGTATAATGACATCAAGACTAGAGTCCTCAGCCCTGCTGGTGTTGGTCCGGAATTTGAAGTCAAGATCGGGGTGCACCAGGGATCCACTCTTAGTCCACTGTTGTTCAACATAGTCATGAACTACATTACCGCACACCTTCAGAAGCCAGCCCCTTGGTTGCTTCTATATGCAGATGACATAGTCCTTGTAGCAGAAACTTTACAACAGGTTCAAATAGATTTAACAGCATGGTGCACAGTATTAGAAAGTCGAGGGCTGAGAGTAAGTTGTACTAAAACAGAATACATGCACTGTAACTTTTCAGGAATCGGAATATCTAACATCAGCATGGCACAACCTCAGCTTGATGGCACTCCTTTAAAACAAGTTGACCACTTCAAATACTTGGTATCTACTCTTGCATGTACAGCCTCCGTTGACAGAAACATCAAGGACCGGATAACAGCTGCATGGCTGAAATGGCGATCATTGACGGGAGTCATCTGCGATGCAAAAATGCCCATTGACTGGAGACGCCCTGGTAGACTGCCGACAACCTGGATGGGTACCATTTCCAAGGATATGAGGATGACGGATTCAGAGCCTGAACTGACTCAACAATGCTCGGAATGGCGGAAAAGGATTAGGAGGGCCGACCCCAAGAGAAATGGGACATAG